The Pseudomonadota bacterium genome includes a window with the following:
- a CDS encoding site-2 protease family protein, which produces MGLINLLFKDPFTFILIAIPLLYSIIFHELAHGWVAYKMGDPTAKWLGRLSLNPIKHIDPIGTIMLFVFGFGWAKPVPVNFDNLRDARKGLIFVSAAGIVANIILAFISLLLLRLFAPSPFGIASTVLYYFAQINIMLASFNLIPVPPLDGSKILMGFVSRRFQYTLASIEPYGMFIIIGLLWLHILDPLIAFFRWAILGFIGLLIP; this is translated from the coding sequence ATGGGACTGATTAATCTCCTTTTTAAAGACCCTTTTACCTTTATACTTATAGCCATACCCCTGCTGTACTCAATTATCTTTCATGAGCTTGCACACGGCTGGGTTGCATATAAAATGGGCGATCCGACCGCAAAATGGCTCGGGAGATTAAGCCTGAACCCGATAAAACATATAGATCCCATCGGCACGATCATGCTTTTTGTATTCGGTTTCGGGTGGGCAAAGCCGGTGCCGGTAAATTTCGACAACCTGCGTGACGCCCGCAAAGGGCTCATATTCGTTTCTGCCGCAGGCATTGTGGCAAACATCATTCTTGCCTTTATTTCTCTTCTCCTTCTGCGTCTTTTTGCACCTTCCCCCTTCGGGATTGCCTCAACCGTGCTCTACTATTTTGCTCAGATCAATATCATGCTTGCATCCTTCAACCTGATCCCCGTTCCTCCCCTTGACGGTTCTAAAATCCTGATGGGTTTTGTCTCAAGGAGATTTCAATACACACTGGCAAGCATAGAGCCTTACGGTATGTTCATCATTATCGGACTGCTCTGGCTCCATATCTTAGACCCTCTGATTGCTTTTTTCAGGTGGGCGATATTGGGGTTTATAGGTCTATTGATACCATAG